In Nocardia sp. NBC_00403, the DNA window CGGTTGTCCCTGCGCAGCAGGCACCAGTTCCAGCAACCTTTCGGGACACGAACAGCACCGGACCATTGAGCACCCGCATCGGCCGGCGCGGATGCCATTGCACCGCAGCAGAACCATGCTCAGCCGTGACGTCTGTCGCCCATCACCAGTTCACCGAGTTGTGCTTCGGATTCGGGCGAGAACGGGTCCTGCCGGGCCCGATATGCGGCAACGGCTTGCCTGGTGTCCTCGGCGACCAGGTCGGCGTTGATCTGGGCCGCGGTGGCCGCGCCTGCCGCCGCCGCGGCACCCACCTGGGCGGTCAAGGCGGTGACGTTGCCTGCTACCCACACTCCGGGCGTTTCGGTGCGGCCGGTGGGGTCGGCGGGCAGAAATTCACCCATTCCCGACGGATGCTGCGACGGATGCAGTCCGAGCGAGGCGAGCATGGCCACCCGCGCAACCATCCGAGATTGGACTGCCAGCGCGGTTCGACGGACCACGGTACCGTCGCTCAGTCGCACTCCCGCGAGACGGTCCTCGACCACTTCCAGGGCGGCGACCTCGCCCTGCACCACCCTGAGCCGCGGGCCGCAAGTTGCTCGGCCTCCGAGCCGGTCGGCGGCAGCATGGTGTGCGAGAAGAATGTGACGTCGGCGCTCCATTGACGAAACAGCAAGGCCTGATGCACCGCCATCGGACCGCAGGCAAGCACACCGATGGCCTGGTCGCGGACCTCCCAGCCGTGACAGTACGGGCAGTGCACCACATCCCGGCCCCACCGCTCACGCAGGCCGGGTAGGTCGGGAAGCTCGTCGACCAGCCCGGTGGTCACCAGCAGCCGCCGCGCCCGCACAGACCTGCCGTCGGTCAGCGCCACCAGGAACCCCTCGGCCGCACGGCCGACCGCGCCGGCTTCTCCGGCGACGACATGTCCGCCATAACCGCGGACCTCGGCCCGACCGCGCTCCAACAATTCGCCCGGCGCAATCCCCTCCCGCGCCAACAGCCCGTGCACGCCCGCGGCCGGTGCGTTGCGCGGGGTGCCCGCATCGACCACCACCACCGTCCGCCGTGCTCGGGCGAGCATGAGTGCTGCGCTCAACCCCGCAGCGCCACCGCCGACAATCACCACGTCATAGCCATCACTCAGCCGATCGGTCACCATGACCACCTCCTCGGTTCCACCATGGGAGGCAACACACGATTTCGGCAAGATTGTTTGCCAATATGGCAAAACGGGAGGAAATGGACGACCTCGATCACGCACTCGGCGTGGTCGGCTCGTGGTAACGCGCAATACGCCGGCAGCAGCATGGCATGGGATGCCGTTGATTGTGCTGCGGCGATGCGTCGCGCCGCACTGTTCAGCGGCCTGGCCGAAGTCATGCTCGGTCCGTGGATTCCGCGCGGTCCGGGCGGTGGAATCCACGGCCGCACGTTGACGGTCACCGTGCTGGTCGAAACCTGCGGATGCGATGGCACGATGCCGCCGGTGGATTCGATCGTTCCCCGCCTGCCCGGCGACCCCCAGGCACAAGACCTCGCACGTCGACGGGCCTACGTCGCCTATGGGATCTGATGGAACCGCCACGCATCGCGAACGATGTCGACGATGTCCAGTTTCTCCGGCGTCCAGCCGAGTTCCTGTTTCGCGAGCTCGGATGAGGCGTAGAGCGTTGCCGGGTCGCCCGGCCGCCGCGGTGCTGTCTCGAGATCAAACGGCACGCCGGTAACCTCTCGAATCGCTTCGATCACTTGCAGATTCGAGAACCCGATCCCGTTGCCCAGGTTGTAGATCTTGTGCTCGCCGGGGTGGATGGCATCGAGGGCGAGCAGGTGCGCGCGGGCGAGGTCGGTGATATGGATATAGTCACGCACGCATGTCCCGTCGGCGGTTGGATAGTCGTCACCGAACAGGCTGAATTTGTCGGCCCTGCCGATCGCGGCGTCGAGTGCCAGCGGGATCAGGTGGGTTTCGGGGTTGTGGCGTTCGCCGATCATAGTGCCGTCGCCGCAATCATGTGCCCCCGCAACGTTGAAGTAACGCAACGAGATTGCACCCAGCGGGAACGCACGGGTGAAGCTGGCGATCGCACGGTCGATCGCCAGCTTGGTGTCACCGTAGGTGTTCACCGGGGTGGTCGGTGAGGTCTCGACCAGTGGCAGCTCGGTCGGTTCGCCGTAGACGGCTGCAGTGGAGGAGAACACCAGCTTGCCGACTTCGGCTGCGCGCATCGCGTCCAGCAATGCGAGTGAAGCGCGGGTGTTGTTGTCCCAATGCCATTCGGGATGGTGCATGGACTCGCCTGCCGCGATGAGGCCGGCGAAGTGTAAGACAGCGTCGAACTGGCTACCGGGGGTGAGAACTTCCGCCACGTCATGAACGCGCAGTTGCATGAACTTCGCGCCGTCGGGAATCTGCCGGTCGTCGTTGCGGGAGAGGTCGTCGACCACGACAACCTGATGCCCGGCGTCGAGCAGCATCCTCGTCACTGTGGCGCCGACGAACCCCGCACCCCCGGTTACCAGCAGCTTCACTTATCTGACCTGCACTTTCATGGCGAGTAGGTGGTCGTGAATTTCTTGCTTATGTGCCCGGAAGTAGTCCTCGGGGCTCGGTTGTGGTGCAGTGCCGGTCCAGCCCGTTGTCCGTTGCCAGGCGCGACGCTTCACGGTAGCCAACGCCGCTGGGTCTGGCGTACCGATCCATGTATCCGCCATCGCACACGCCACCGCGTGCACGGCTTGGTGGTGGCGAGCCACAATTCGACCGCTGCTCGTTGTCGCGTAACAGCTGTAGTTGACCGCGTCCGGACGTGGTAGCCCGAATTCGGTGTCGAACCGTTGGAATGCGTCGTGCAGGTAGGTCCAGAACCGGCCTGGGTCCATCGGCGGTTGTGTCGGGTCGCGTCGCCAATTGAGTTCGGCGCGCATCTGTTCGGCGAGATGTGGTGCCATCCAGTCGAAATCGTGGTGTGCGTATGCGCCGTCGAGCATCGCGGTCGCGCGCAGGACCTTCATGCACAACCGGTTCACCATGAGGTGGAAGAGCGCCGAGTCTATTCCGGCGCACCACTGGTCATGGATGCCGAGCCAAAAGTACGCCTGCGTGTAGTACAGCAAGATCTCGTAGGCGTCCCGGGCGTCGAGCTTCACCGGTTCGTGCTCAGGTAGGCCGTGCTCGGTGACGCCCAGACCGAGATCTTTGAAGTCGAACCCGAGGGAGGTCTGGATGGCGCGGTAGTCACCGAGCGGCAGCGTCATCAGATCGATTGTGGGAAACGCTTTTCCGGCGAGCGCCCGCAGCTCGCGCACGGGCATCGACGGTTCGTCGCCGTAGTGGACATACAGGAAGTCGACGTCACTGATCAGCAGGCGCTCGCCCACCGAACGGCTGATGAAGGTTGGCTCGCCGCGGGCCAGTGATCCGCCGACGATGAGCCAGTCGTCGTCCGGGACACAGCGGCCGAGCAACAGCAGGTCATCGGCGATGCTTACGGCCGTCTGCTCGAGCTCGGCCGCGTTGGACAGTCGTGAAGTGATGCGCTCAGCTAACGCGATGGCGTCCATGTCACGCCTCAGTCTCAGCCGTCACGGCGAGCACTGGTGCTGGCATGGGAAGCAGCACCGGCCCCGAGTGCACCGCTGCTACAGGCATCTCCTCATGCTCCTTCTTCGCCGTGATGTGAGGACACAGTGCCCCGCAGATCGTGCACGGCGCACCCTTACGAAGCCCGTGCTCGATGAACACATTGCCCGCCAGACCCGGGTACAGAGCGTGGCCTTGCTGGATGTCCCAGTCGTTCGCGCGGCGTGCCACGCTGATCGCGCGCTGCTTGGCGACCTCGGGTTCCCAGCCGCGCACCAGCTCCAACGCGGAGATTGCGACGCGGACCATGCGGACCGAGGTAGCGGTGTCGGGTGCGGTTGGCATGGCGTAGTGCTCGTTGTGGGTGATCGAGGCGAACATGTCGCCGCCGCATTGACCAGCGGTCGCGACGCCGAGGACATTGACTGTGTCGTCGAGTGTCACACCGTTGTCGATCACCATGGGTCCGGCCAGCCACAACGGCGCACCGCCGAGTGCTTCCTTGTAGGCGGGAATGAGTTCCGGGATCCGGTGCAGCGGTATATGTCCGCCGCTTTCGCACAGGACCTGAACACCTCCGCAGAGCGCATCCTTGCGCAGCTCGGCGAGCAGCTGGATTTCGCGCCACTTCAGTTCGTCGCCTGCGTCTGCGGTGGCGCCGGGGCGGAAGATATCGCCGAGGTCCAGCACCACCTCCAGCCGGTTGCAGATGTCGATGATGCCGTCGAAGTACTCGATCAGCGGGTTGTCGCAGTCGTGCGTGCGCATGTAGCGCGCGATCAGGCCGCCGCCGCGTGAGGTGGTGGGCATGATCCGCGCGGACTTCTCGCTCATCTCGGCGAGCGCGGGGTTGATGCCTGCGTGGATGAGGACGAAGTCGACGCCGGGTGCCAGGCCGAGCTCGAACCTCTCCAGGAATTCATTGCGGCCCAGCTTCTTTCGGGGGTTAGCGAACAGGTCGTAGGTCAAGCACGCACCCAGAGGTACACCGACGACTTCCTTCAGGTCCGCTCGCAGTGCGACCCCTTCGGGGTTGGTGGTGAGGTCCATGACTGCGTCCGGGGTCGCCGCGAGGATCACGGCCATCCTGTCGACGATGGCCTGCCGGTCGGTGTCACGCGGGCCCAGTCCGATGAGAGCGGTGATCTTGCGGCGGGTGTCTTCGCCGACGAGCAGTGGCCGGAACTCCGTCATGTGTCGGCTTGCCTGCGACCGCAGGAACACCAAGGTTCCGCTCTGAACACGACGGGCAGCTACGGCGGAATCCAACCCTTCGGTCTGACATGTGGCAATGAATTGGGAATCCGTTGCGAGGTCGAACATTTCGGTGTTCCTCTCAGTTGGGTTAATTCGGCGGAATGTGTTCGATTGGCCACGGGATCGGTGGCTGGCCGTCGACGACGTCGGCAACCAAGTCCGCCCAGGCGACGGCGAGGGTGCTGGCCTCGCTCCAGGCGTCGTGCACGGCCGGCTCGGCAGCGTTCTTAGCGGTCTGCAGCACCAGCTCGGCGGCGACGTAGGCCGCAGCGAGATCATCGACTGCTCGACCGACGTGTTCGGTGCTGTTGGTGCTCGGCTGGATGTGGGTGCTGACCCAGTTGTTGATCAGTTCGACGAGTTCGCCTCGGCGGCGGTCGATTCGATCGGAAAGATCAGGATGCACGTGCCGCATGCGGTGAAGATGGGCAAGAGATCCTGCCCATCGAAGGATCAGGTTGTCGCCGGGTAAGACACCGCGCTCACCGCGAAAGCAGCGAGAAGCGCATGCCAGTCCGGCAACGTCACACAGGCGGTACTGCTTTCGATGAGCAGGAACCCGGGTCTCATTGCGACGCTCGTTGTTCGGCGGCGAGCCTGCGCTGGATTTCGGCGACACTCGTGCCACCGCGTTTCTCCGGCCAGAGAACAAGCACGACGGCAAAGCTCAGGCCCATCGCGGCGGCGAATACCAAGACCCACAGAAACGCGGCCATGATTCAGCCGATGACTGTGGACAGTCGGGCCTGTGCCGTGAGAAACGGCGCACAGCTTGGCCCGTGGCCGGCGTGGATGCTCAGAATGAATTGAGCCTGTTCGAAGTTGATGTCGCTGGTGGGCTGCGCGCTGCAGTTGCTGTACGTCGTAGCCCACAGGTCCCTGGTGTCCAATTGCGTCGGCATGATTTTCTCCCCTGATGGCGGTCAAAGCACCCGGCGCCGGCCACCATTTGTGGCCTTTCAATTCCGCTGACCGGTGTGCGCGTATCCCAGATGAGGGAACCGAACGCCCGCCGCCGGGTACAGTTCTCAGCCTGCGCGGGTACGGCGGAAGCCAGAAGGCATCGCCCAGGCAATCTCCCGGCATTTCCAGGTCATCACACGATGTGTCCGGCGTAACCTGACACCACGATCGGCCTACACGGTGCGGAGCAGCTGATGATCGGTCTCGATTGGACAGGGGTAGAGGTCGCATGCCTGCGCGTGGCAACGCTGCACGGCGTCGACGAGTTCGCGCACAAGATCGGGTGCGCCCCACGATCAGTTCGGCTGTGGGAATCGAAAGGTCTACGGGCACAACTCAACCCCGCTAGCAAGCGCCTACTCGAGGACGAATACCGCAAGCTCGACAGTGCCCAATGCCAACGCTTCGAGGCAGCGCTGTCGAGGGTCGGTCGCCTGCCAACCGCGGCATCGTCGCCCGAGGCGATCCAGGTCATCCCCATGCAGAATCACCGGGTAGACATGTTCTCCGCGCTCGACAGCGTTCGCGCTGTCGTCGACCAAACGCTGTCGAAATGCACTATCACCTCATCCCGCGTCGAATTACTCGATGAACGAGTCGCCGACCGAGTACTGAGCTATACGGCGATGCCGCCGGCCATGGCGTTGACATCGATCGCGCCAGATCTGCTCGAGGTGCAGGCCGTCGCGGCCGAACGCCAGCCTGCAGCCATCCAAGCGCGCCTGTCCGAGGCAACCGCGGTGCTCGGATTGCTGACCGCCGATGCTCTGATGAAGCTCGGGGAGATCGAACGCGCGAATTACTGGTTCGGCACTGCCCGAATGGCCGCCGACGACACCCCGAATCGTCGGCTGCGCGCCAGGGTCCGGGCTCAAC includes these proteins:
- a CDS encoding phosphomethylpyrimidine synthase ThiC translates to MFDLATDSQFIATCQTEGLDSAVAARRVQSGTLVFLRSQASRHMTEFRPLLVGEDTRRKITALIGLGPRDTDRQAIVDRMAVILAATPDAVMDLTTNPEGVALRADLKEVVGVPLGACLTYDLFANPRKKLGRNEFLERFELGLAPGVDFVLIHAGINPALAEMSEKSARIMPTTSRGGGLIARYMRTHDCDNPLIEYFDGIIDICNRLEVVLDLGDIFRPGATADAGDELKWREIQLLAELRKDALCGGVQVLCESGGHIPLHRIPELIPAYKEALGGAPLWLAGPMVIDNGVTLDDTVNVLGVATAGQCGGDMFASITHNEHYAMPTAPDTATSVRMVRVAISALELVRGWEPEVAKQRAISVARRANDWDIQQGHALYPGLAGNVFIEHGLRKGAPCTICGALCPHITAKKEHEEMPVAAVHSGPVLLPMPAPVLAVTAETEA
- the galE gene encoding UDP-glucose 4-epimerase GalE — encoded protein: MKLLVTGGAGFVGATVTRMLLDAGHQVVVVDDLSRNDDRQIPDGAKFMQLRVHDVAEVLTPGSQFDAVLHFAGLIAAGESMHHPEWHWDNNTRASLALLDAMRAAEVGKLVFSSTAAVYGEPTELPLVETSPTTPVNTYGDTKLAIDRAIASFTRAFPLGAISLRYFNVAGAHDCGDGTMIGERHNPETHLIPLALDAAIGRADKFSLFGDDYPTADGTCVRDYIHITDLARAHLLALDAIHPGEHKIYNLGNGIGFSNLQVIEAIREVTGVPFDLETAPRRPGDPATLYASSELAKQELGWTPEKLDIVDIVRDAWRFHQIP